The Campylobacter sp. RM10537 genome has a segment encoding these proteins:
- the rplN gene encoding 50S ribosomal protein L14, whose product MIQSFTRLAVADNSGAKELMCIKVLGGSKRRYATVGDVIVASVKKALPNGKVKKGQVVKAVIVRTKKEIHRDNGSLIRFDENAAVILDNKREPIGTRIFGPIGREVRYGGFMKIVSLAPEVL is encoded by the coding sequence ATGATTCAAAGTTTTACAAGACTTGCAGTAGCTGATAACAGCGGTGCAAAAGAACTTATGTGTATTAAGGTTTTAGGAGGTAGTAAAAGAAGATATGCTACTGTTGGTGATGTTATTGTTGCATCTGTAAAAAAAGCTTTGCCAAATGGTAAAGTAAAAAAAGGTCAAGTTGTAAAAGCGGTTATTGTTAGAACTAAAAAAGAAATTCATAGAGATAATGGTTCTTTAATTCGTTTTGATGAAAATGCTGCAGTAATTCTTGATAATAAAAGAGAACCTATAGGAACTCGTATTTTTGGACCAATAGGTAGAGAAGTTAGATATGGTGGCTTTATGAAAATTGTTTCACTAGCACCGGAGGTATTATAA
- a CDS encoding MFS transporter — protein MQKKHYQFHPNDTKLDKKIVEITEKSTFKIAVFSMAAMTMLGSVVISSALPAISKHFENLLIQAGATSSTSFTLAHLDILVRLVLTMPAIFVVILSPFAGILMDKFGKLKFVFPAMIIWTIAGVSGFFLNNIYAILLSRAIFGMATAFIMTGASALLGDYYSHGGFNRRENALSLQGFFCAVGGAVFISIAGFVSSYSWRYPFLVYGLGILITLIAILYLFEPHFKFYNHTKVETKTNYWQFLPIYFIGFFIMVVYYISPTQLPYYIEGHLGLDPKYIGISMSVSALCYGVFSLSYKYIMRFLSIKKIYILTLFIVGCSFLLLFLVHNFIAVLIALALLGTGGGIMLVNNTAYLFSICPEDARARAYGILASCIFLGQFLSPIISQPLVRQIGLVDAFLIWAIVIFTVCIIFIFLKQKARIN, from the coding sequence ATGCAAAAAAAACATTATCAATTTCACCCCAATGATACAAAATTAGATAAAAAAATAGTTGAAATTACTGAAAAATCTACCTTTAAAATCGCAGTATTTTCTATGGCAGCTATGACTATGTTAGGTAGCGTAGTTATTTCTTCAGCATTGCCAGCCATAAGCAAACATTTTGAAAATCTTTTAATTCAAGCAGGTGCTACAAGCTCAACAAGTTTTACTTTAGCCCACCTTGATATCTTAGTAAGATTAGTTTTAACTATGCCTGCTATTTTCGTCGTTATCTTATCGCCTTTTGCGGGAATTTTGATGGATAAATTTGGCAAATTAAAATTTGTTTTTCCTGCAATGATAATATGGACTATAGCTGGTGTGAGTGGATTTTTTCTTAATAATATTTATGCTATTTTGCTTTCTAGAGCTATTTTTGGGATGGCTACAGCTTTTATCATGACAGGAGCTTCAGCTCTGCTTGGAGATTATTACAGCCATGGTGGTTTTAATCGACGCGAAAACGCCTTAAGTTTGCAAGGTTTTTTCTGTGCAGTCGGAGGTGCTGTTTTTATCTCTATTGCAGGTTTTGTTTCTAGTTATTCATGGCGTTATCCTTTTTTAGTTTATGGACTCGGGATACTTATTACTCTTATAGCTATACTTTATCTTTTTGAGCCACATTTTAAATTTTACAATCACACTAAAGTAGAAACAAAGACAAATTATTGGCAGTTTCTTCCTATTTATTTTATAGGATTTTTTATCATGGTTGTATATTATATTTCTCCAACACAACTTCCTTATTATATAGAAGGGCACTTAGGTTTAGATCCTAAATATATAGGAATTTCAATGTCTGTTTCTGCTCTTTGTTATGGGGTTTTTTCACTCAGTTATAAATATATTATGCGTTTTTTAAGTATTAAAAAAATTTATATTTTAACGTTATTTATAGTAGGATGCTCCTTTTTGTTATTGTTTTTAGTCCATAATTTTATAGCAGTTTTAATAGCCTTAGCGCTATTAGGAACTGGAGGGGGCATCATGCTTGTTAACAATACTGCTTATCTTTTTTCTATATGTCCAGAAGATGCAAGAGCTAGAGCTTATGGAATTTTAGCAAGTTGTATTTTTCTTGGACAATTTTTAAGCCCTATTATATCTCAACCCTTAGTAAGACAAATAGGATTAGTTGATGCTTTTTTAATATGGGCTATTGTAATTTTTACAGTTTGTATAATATTTATATTTTTGAAACAGAAAGCTAGGATTAATTAA
- the rplX gene encoding 50S ribosomal protein L24: MAVKLKIKKGDNVKIITGDDKGKTGKVLAVYPKTLKVVVEGCKIAKKAIKPSDKNPNGGFINKEMPMDISNVAKIQE; encoded by the coding sequence ATGGCGGTTAAATTAAAAATAAAAAAAGGTGATAATGTAAAAATTATCACAGGAGATGATAAAGGTAAGACTGGTAAAGTTTTAGCTGTATATCCAAAAACTCTTAAAGTAGTAGTTGAGGGATGTAAAATTGCTAAAAAAGCGATTAAGCCTAGTGATAAAAATCCAAATGGTGGATTTATTAATAAAGAAATGCCAATGGATATTTCTAATGTGGCAAAAATTCAGGAGTAA
- the rplR gene encoding 50S ribosomal protein L18: MRANILKRKLTLRIKRKKRIRAKISGCENFPRISVFKSNRTLYIQAIDDVKAVTLAAADGRKLGIKANKEGAKKIAAEFAKLLKAKKIEQAVFDRNGYVYHGVIAVLAESLRENGIRL, from the coding sequence ATGAGAGCAAATATATTAAAAAGAAAATTAACTTTAAGAATTAAAAGAAAAAAGAGAATCAGAGCAAAAATTTCTGGTTGTGAAAATTTTCCAAGAATCTCTGTATTTAAATCAAATAGAACTCTTTATATCCAAGCAATCGATGATGTTAAAGCTGTAACTTTGGCTGCAGCAGATGGACGCAAATTAGGTATTAAAGCAAATAAAGAAGGAGCTAAAAAAATTGCTGCTGAATTTGCGAAATTATTGAAGGCTAAAAAAATTGAGCAAGCTGTGTTTGACAGAAATGGTTATGTTTATCATGGGGTAATCGCAGTTTTAGCAGAATCTTTAAGAGAAAATGGTATTAGGCTATAA
- the rplF gene encoding 50S ribosomal protein L6, giving the protein MSRIGKQPIVIPSGVEVKLEGNLLKFKKGNLVKELDTKAHVNVEIKDNNILFSPKGEDRQSRAYWGTYRALAYNIVIGLTQGFSKTLEINGVGYKAALKGKILELSLGFSHPINYNIPEGIEIVVDKNNVIVKGSDKQVVGQVAAQIREFRPPEPYKGKGVKYSDERIIRKAGKTSKK; this is encoded by the coding sequence ATGTCTCGTATAGGTAAACAACCAATAGTTATTCCTAGTGGAGTAGAGGTTAAATTAGAAGGAAATTTACTTAAATTTAAAAAAGGAAATTTAGTAAAAGAGCTTGATACAAAAGCTCATGTTAATGTTGAGATTAAAGATAATAATATTCTTTTTTCTCCAAAAGGTGAAGATAGACAAAGCAGAGCTTATTGGGGAACTTATAGAGCTTTAGCTTATAATATTGTAATAGGTTTGACTCAAGGTTTTTCAAAAACTCTTGAAATCAATGGAGTAGGTTACAAAGCTGCTTTAAAAGGAAAAATTTTAGAACTAAGTTTAGGTTTTTCACATCCTATTAATTATAATATTCCTGAAGGCATTGAAATTGTAGTTGATAAAAATAATGTAATTGTCAAAGGAAGCGATAAGCAAGTAGTAGGACAAGTTGCTGCTCAAATTCGTGAATTTAGACCACCTGAGCCATATAAAGGAAAAGGCGTTAAGTATTCAGATGAGCGTATTATCCGCAAAGCCGGTAAGACATCTAAGAAATAA
- the rpsQ gene encoding 30S ribosomal protein S17: MAFKREIQGVVVKIAGEKTASILVERKVVHPRYRKIVKRFKKYLIHDERNEVKVGDTVVAVECRPLSKRKSFRLKSVLATGVE; the protein is encoded by the coding sequence ATGGCATTTAAAAGAGAAATTCAAGGCGTTGTTGTAAAAATTGCTGGAGAAAAAACAGCAAGTATTTTGGTTGAAAGAAAAGTTGTTCATCCAAGATATAGAAAAATCGTAAAACGCTTTAAAAAATATCTAATTCATGATGAAAGAAATGAAGTTAAAGTTGGTGATACTGTTGTTGCTGTAGAATGCAGACCACTTTCTAAAAGAAAATCATTTCGCTTAAAATCTGTATTAGCAACAGGAGTTGAGTAA
- the rpsH gene encoding 30S ribosomal protein S8 — protein MINDIISDSLTRIRNAGMRKLETTKLLHSKVVEALVGIFQAKGYIESFNVIEEDKKKFINVILKYDEKGKSVINELKRVSKPGRRVYKGKDEIKRFKNGYGTIVVSTSKGVLANDEAYKAGVGGEILCTIW, from the coding sequence ATGATAAATGATATAATTTCAGACTCATTAACAAGAATTCGCAATGCGGGAATGAGAAAACTTGAAACAACTAAACTTTTACATTCTAAAGTTGTTGAAGCTTTAGTTGGAATTTTTCAAGCTAAAGGTTATATTGAAAGTTTTAATGTTATCGAAGAAGATAAAAAGAAATTTATCAATGTGATCTTAAAATATGATGAAAAAGGCAAAAGTGTTATTAATGAACTTAAAAGAGTTTCAAAGCCTGGTCGTCGTGTTTATAAAGGAAAAGATGAAATTAAACGTTTTAAAAATGGTTATGGTACTATTGTAGTAAGCACAAGCAAAGGTGTTTTGGCTAACGATGAAGCTTATAAAGCTGGAGTTGGCGGCGAAATTTTATGTACCATTTGGTAA
- the rplE gene encoding 50S ribosomal protein L5, whose product MMRLKEKYNQSIKPALVKEFDIKNPMLIPAIEKVVISVGAGELAKDQKVLQNIADTISLIAGQKAVITKAKKSVAGFKVREGFPVGVMVTLRKDNMYAFLDKLISIALPRVKDFRGLSRDGFDGRGNYNFGLDEQLMFPEVEYDKILRTHGMNISIVTTAQNDKQAQKLLELIGVPFAKGRKDG is encoded by the coding sequence ATGATGAGATTGAAAGAAAAATATAATCAAAGCATTAAGCCTGCATTGGTTAAAGAATTTGATATTAAAAATCCTATGCTTATTCCAGCAATTGAAAAAGTAGTTATCAGTGTAGGAGCTGGAGAGCTTGCCAAGGATCAAAAAGTATTGCAAAATATTGCCGACACAATTTCTTTAATTGCTGGGCAAAAAGCTGTTATTACTAAAGCAAAAAAATCTGTGGCTGGTTTTAAAGTTCGTGAAGGGTTTCCAGTTGGAGTTATGGTTACTTTAAGAAAAGACAATATGTATGCTTTTCTTGACAAATTAATCTCTATTGCTCTTCCAAGAGTAAAAGACTTTAGAGGTTTGAGTAGAGATGGCTTTGATGGACGCGGAAATTATAATTTTGGTCTTGATGAACAACTTATGTTTCCAGAAGTTGAGTATGATAAAATTTTAAGAACCCATGGTATGAATATTTCTATAGTTACAACAGCACAAAACGATAAGCAAGCGCAAAAACTATTAGAACTTATCGGTGTACCATTTGCAAAAGGAAGAAAAGATGGCTAA
- the rpsC gene encoding 30S ribosomal protein S3: MGQKVNPIGLRLGINRNWESRWFPTKANLVENIGEDYKIRAFLKRKLYYAGISQILIERTAKKLRVTVVAARPGIIIGKKGSDVDNLRKELQDLIGKDVNINIKEERRAGASAQLAAESVATQLEKRIAFRRAMKKVIQGAQKAGAKGIKVSVSGRLGGAEMARTEWYLEGRVPLHTLRAKIDYGFAEARTTYGNIGVKVWIFKGEVLQKGLQAEKTEENAPAKKPRRTRRSK; encoded by the coding sequence ATGGGACAAAAAGTAAATCCAATTGGTCTAAGACTAGGAATCAATAGAAATTGGGAGTCAAGATGGTTTCCAACTAAAGCTAATTTAGTAGAAAATATTGGCGAAGACTATAAAATAAGAGCTTTCTTAAAAAGAAAACTTTATTATGCAGGAATCAGTCAAATTTTAATTGAAAGAACTGCTAAAAAGCTTCGTGTAACTGTAGTTGCAGCAAGACCAGGTATTATTATTGGTAAAAAAGGTAGCGATGTTGATAATTTAAGAAAAGAATTACAAGATCTTATTGGAAAAGATGTCAATATCAATATTAAAGAAGAAAGAAGAGCGGGAGCTTCTGCGCAACTTGCAGCTGAAAGTGTAGCAACTCAGCTTGAAAAAAGAATTGCTTTTAGAAGAGCAATGAAAAAAGTAATTCAGGGAGCACAAAAAGCGGGTGCTAAAGGAATTAAAGTTTCAGTTTCTGGTCGTTTGGGTGGTGCTGAAATGGCAAGAACAGAATGGTATCTTGAAGGGCGTGTACCACTTCATACTTTAAGAGCAAAAATTGATTATGGTTTTGCTGAAGCTAGAACGACTTATGGTAACATAGGTGTTAAAGTTTGGATTTTTAAAGGTGAAGTATTGCAAAAAGGTTTGCAGGCTGAAAAAACCGAAGAAAATGCTCCAGCTAAAAAACCAAGACGCACAAGAAGGAGTAAGTAA
- the rplD gene encoding 50S ribosomal protein L4, translating into MSKVTVLNDKLEKAGELDLPSKYAEVNPHNLYLYVKSYLASLRANTAHTKGRSDVSGGGKKPWRQKGRGGARAGSTRTNVWVGGAVAFGPTNERNYFQKVNKKQKRLALERALADKAAKGALFATDSLTIESGKTKDANAVIKKLGVKDALIVKDLLDEKTLLAYRNLANCYVVDVTEVNAYLVSVFNAVIVEKSALESITKEG; encoded by the coding sequence ATGAGTAAAGTAACCGTTTTAAATGATAAACTAGAAAAAGCAGGTGAACTTGATTTACCTTCAAAATACGCAGAAGTAAATCCACACAACCTTTACTTATATGTAAAATCTTACCTTGCTAGTCTTAGAGCAAACACAGCTCATACTAAAGGCAGAAGCGATGTAAGTGGTGGAGGTAAAAAACCTTGGAGACAAAAAGGTCGTGGTGGTGCTCGTGCAGGTTCAACTAGAACAAATGTTTGGGTAGGCGGTGCTGTTGCTTTTGGTCCAACAAATGAAAGAAATTACTTTCAAAAAGTAAATAAAAAACAAAAAAGATTAGCGCTTGAAAGAGCTTTGGCAGATAAGGCAGCTAAAGGTGCTTTATTTGCTACAGATTCTTTAACCATAGAGAGCGGCAAAACTAAAGATGCAAACGCTGTTATTAAAAAACTTGGTGTAAAAGATGCTTTAATTGTTAAAGATTTACTTGATGAAAAAACACTTTTAGCTTATAGAAATTTAGCAAATTGCTATGTTGTAGATGTAACCGAAGTTAATGCTTATTTGGTATCTGTGTTTAATGCTGTTATCGTAGAAAAATCGGCATTAGAATCTATTACAAAAGAAGGATAA
- a CDS encoding type Z 30S ribosomal protein S14: MAKKSMIAKAARKPKFKVRGYTRCQICGRPHSVYRDFGICRVCLRKMGNEGLIPGLKKASW, translated from the coding sequence ATGGCTAAAAAATCAATGATTGCAAAAGCAGCACGTAAGCCTAAATTTAAAGTAAGGGGCTATACTAGATGCCAAATTTGTGGACGTCCGCATTCAGTTTATAGGGATTTTGGAATTTGCAGAGTTTGTTTAAGAAAAATGGGCAATGAAGGTTTAATTCCAGGTCTTAAAAAAGCAAGTTGGTAA
- the rplB gene encoding 50S ribosomal protein L2, with amino-acid sequence MAIKTYKPYTPSRRYITGLSSEDITAKPSVRSLLVKLPSHAGRNSYGRITSRHKEAGAKKLYRIIDFKRRKFGIEGKVEAIEYDPYRNCRIALISYRDGEKRYIIQPRGLSVGDIVAAAEGGLDIKPGNAMKLKNIPVGTIVHNIELKPGKGGQMIRSAGAYAQLMGKEEKYVILRLASGEMRQVLAECMASIGEVGNEEWSNITIGKAGRNRHRGIRPQTRGSAMNPVDHPHGGGEGKKNSGRHPVTPWGKPTKGAKTRRKKASDKLIISRRKGK; translated from the coding sequence ATGGCAATTAAAACTTATAAACCATATACTCCAAGTAGAAGATATATTACTGGTTTAAGTTCAGAGGATATTACAGCAAAACCAAGTGTTCGTTCATTACTTGTTAAACTTCCATCTCATGCAGGACGCAATAGTTATGGAAGGATTACAAGTCGCCATAAGGAAGCTGGTGCTAAGAAACTTTACAGAATTATAGACTTTAAACGTCGTAAATTTGGCATCGAAGGCAAAGTAGAAGCAATCGAATATGATCCATATAGAAATTGTAGAATCGCTCTTATTTCTTACAGAGATGGCGAAAAAAGATATATTATTCAGCCACGTGGATTAAGTGTAGGTGATATTGTTGCTGCAGCAGAAGGCGGACTTGATATTAAACCAGGCAATGCAATGAAGCTTAAAAATATTCCTGTGGGTACTATTGTTCATAATATTGAGTTAAAGCCAGGAAAAGGTGGTCAAATGATCCGTTCAGCAGGTGCTTATGCTCAGCTTATGGGTAAAGAAGAAAAATACGTTATCTTAAGACTTGCAAGCGGTGAAATGAGACAAGTTTTAGCTGAATGTATGGCTAGTATTGGTGAAGTAGGTAATGAAGAATGGTCTAATATTACCATAGGTAAAGCGGGTAGAAATCGCCACAGAGGTATTCGTCCTCAAACTCGTGGTTCTGCGATGAACCCAGTTGATCACCCACACGGAGGGGGAGAAGGTAAGAAAAATTCTGGACGTCATCCAGTAACTCCATGGGGTAAGCCAACCAAGGGTGCAAAAACTCGCCGTAAAAAAGCTAGTGACAAATTAATAATTTCAAGAAGAAAAGGAAAGTAA
- the rplP gene encoding 50S ribosomal protein L16 translates to MLMPKRTKYRKMMKGRNRGYANRGTEFTFGEFALKATEAGRINSRQIEAARIALTRFVKRQGKTWIRVFPDKPLTKKPLETRMGKGKGAVEEWVMNIKPGRIIYEMAGVSEEMAKEALTLAMHKLPFKTKFVTRESQNEIY, encoded by the coding sequence ATGTTAATGCCAAAAAGAACAAAATATCGTAAAATGATGAAAGGGCGTAACAGAGGTTATGCTAATCGTGGAACTGAATTTACTTTTGGCGAATTTGCTTTAAAAGCAACTGAAGCTGGAAGAATTAATTCACGTCAAATTGAAGCGGCTCGTATCGCTTTAACTCGTTTTGTTAAAAGACAAGGTAAGACTTGGATCAGAGTTTTTCCTGATAAACCTTTAACTAAAAAACCTTTAGAAACTCGTATGGGTAAGGGTAAAGGTGCTGTTGAAGAATGGGTAATGAATATCAAACCAGGTCGTATTATATATGAAATGGCAGGAGTAAGTGAAGAAATGGCTAAAGAAGCATTAACTTTAGCAATGCATAAATTACCATTTAAAACTAAGTTTGTTACAAGAGAGAGCCAAAATGAAATATACTGA
- the rplO gene encoding 50S ribosomal protein L15 — translation MNLTKAAGSTHKTKRIGRGQGSGMGKTATRGGKGQTARKGYNEKRGFEGGQQPLQRRLPKVGFTSKIEKPYIINVEKITAIKDLAEITIENIKSVHKLSKSVKKVKLIGASAKSLVSKIKDENISVTGTK, via the coding sequence ATGAATTTAACAAAAGCAGCGGGTTCAACGCATAAAACTAAAAGAATTGGCCGCGGTCAAGGTTCTGGTATGGGTAAGACTGCTACCAGAGGAGGTAAGGGTCAAACTGCTAGAAAAGGTTATAATGAAAAAAGAGGTTTTGAAGGAGGTCAGCAACCACTTCAAAGAAGATTACCAAAAGTGGGTTTTACATCTAAAATTGAAAAGCCTTATATAATTAATGTTGAAAAAATTACAGCTATAAAAGATTTGGCTGAAATTACAATTGAAAATATTAAGAGTGTTCATAAGCTTTCAAAATCTGTAAAAAAAGTTAAACTTATCGGTGCTAGTGCTAAAAGCTTAGTATCAAAAATTAAAGACGAGAATATTAGCGTCACTGGAACAAAATAA
- the rpmC gene encoding 50S ribosomal protein L29, whose protein sequence is MKYTEIKDKTAAELATMLKEKKVLLFTLKQKLKTMQLTNPKEVSEVKKDIARINTAINALK, encoded by the coding sequence ATGAAATATACTGAGATTAAAGATAAAACAGCAGCTGAGCTTGCAACAATGCTAAAAGAAAAAAAGGTGCTTTTATTCACTTTAAAACAAAAGCTAAAAACAATGCAACTAACTAATCCTAAAGAAGTTAGTGAAGTTAAAAAAGATATTGCTAGAATAAATACAGCAATTAACGCTTTAAAATAA
- the rpsE gene encoding 30S ribosomal protein S5, which produces MEKYNREEFEEVIVDIGRVTKVVKGGRRFRFTALVIVGNRKGLVGVGYGKAKEVPDAIRKAVDDAFKNIVEVKTKGSTIAHDVEVKYNASRILLKPASEGTGVIAGGSTRPIVELAGIKDILTKSLGSNNSANVVRATIKALTMLKG; this is translated from the coding sequence ATGGAAAAATATAATAGAGAAGAATTTGAAGAAGTCATTGTTGATATTGGTAGGGTTACTAAGGTAGTTAAAGGTGGTAGAAGATTTAGATTTACTGCTTTAGTGATTGTTGGTAATCGCAAAGGTTTAGTGGGTGTTGGTTATGGAAAAGCTAAAGAAGTTCCAGATGCTATTCGCAAAGCAGTCGATGATGCATTTAAAAATATTGTTGAAGTAAAAACTAAAGGTTCGACTATTGCTCATGATGTAGAAGTAAAATACAATGCAAGTAGAATTTTACTTAAACCAGCTAGCGAAGGTACAGGAGTTATTGCTGGTGGTTCTACACGTCCTATTGTAGAGCTTGCTGGTATTAAAGATATTTTAACTAAATCTTTAGGCTCAAATAATTCAGCTAATGTGGTTCGTGCTACCATTAAAGCTTTAACAATGTTAAAAGGATAA
- a CDS encoding 50S ribosomal protein L23: MADITDIKTILYTEKSLNLQEQGVVVIQTSPKMTKTGLKAVLKEYFGVTPQSINSLRMSGKVKRFRGRLGQRNDYKKFYVKLPEGVSLENVEA; encoded by the coding sequence ATGGCAGATATTACTGATATTAAAACAATACTTTATACAGAAAAAAGTTTGAATTTGCAAGAGCAAGGTGTCGTAGTTATTCAAACTTCTCCAAAGATGACTAAAACGGGTTTAAAAGCTGTTTTAAAAGAGTATTTTGGCGTAACTCCACAAAGTATTAATTCTTTAAGAATGAGTGGAAAAGTTAAGCGTTTTAGAGGTCGTTTGGGGCAAAGAAACGATTATAAAAAATTCTATGTTAAGCTACCTGAAGGTGTTAGCTTAGAAAATGTGGAGGCTTAA
- the rpsS gene encoding 30S ribosomal protein S19, whose amino-acid sequence MARSLKKGPFVDDHVMKKVIAAKKANDNKPIKTWSRRSTIIPDMIGLTFNVHNGKSFIPVYITENHIGYKLGEFAPTRTFKGHKGSVQKKIGK is encoded by the coding sequence ATGGCTAGATCACTAAAAAAAGGTCCTTTTGTTGATGATCATGTAATGAAAAAAGTCATCGCTGCTAAAAAGGCTAATGATAATAAACCTATAAAAACTTGGTCTCGTAGAAGCACTATTATTCCTGATATGATAGGTTTAACTTTTAACGTCCACAATGGAAAAAGTTTTATTCCAGTTTATATAACTGAAAATCATATTGGTTATAAGCTTGGAGAATTTGCTCCAACTAGAACATTTAAAGGCCATAAAGGTTCTGTTCAGAAAAAGATAGGTAAATAA
- the secY gene encoding preprotein translocase subunit SecY, with translation MNRALTNKILITLAFLFAYRVLAYIPVPGVNADVIADFFNHNQNNALGLFNVFSGGAAQRFSIISLGIMPYITASIIMELFAATFPSIGKMKKERDSMQKYMQIIRYATILITLAQSIGVAIGLQSLHGKGGSSAIMMENLNMFIALCAISMLAGTMLLMWLGEQITQRGIGNGISLIIFAGIVSGIPRAISGTIGQVNSGEMNFLTAFAIFVLILITIGAIIYVELGERRIPISYSRKVVMQNQNKRIMNYIPIKINLSGVIPPIFASAILMFPTTILQTSTNPYIQAVNDFLNPNGYIFHILTFIFVIFFAYFYASIAFNAKDIADNLKKQGGFIPGIRPGEGTSNYLNEIASRLTLSGSIYLGIIATLPWVLVKFMGVPFQFGGTSVLIVVQVALDTMRKIEAQIYMNKYQTLSAVGL, from the coding sequence ATGAATAGAGCATTGACGAATAAGATCTTAATCACTTTAGCTTTTCTATTTGCTTATAGGGTTCTGGCTTATATTCCAGTTCCTGGCGTCAATGCTGATGTGATTGCAGATTTTTTTAATCATAATCAAAATAATGCTTTAGGTTTATTTAATGTTTTTAGTGGTGGGGCAGCTCAACGTTTTTCTATTATTTCTTTAGGGATTATGCCTTACATCACTGCTTCTATTATAATGGAACTTTTCGCAGCAACTTTTCCAAGTATTGGAAAGATGAAAAAAGAACGTGATAGTATGCAAAAATATATGCAAATTATCCGCTATGCTACCATATTAATAACTTTAGCTCAAAGTATAGGTGTAGCTATAGGTTTGCAAAGCTTGCATGGCAAGGGTGGATCAAGTGCCATTATGATGGAAAATTTAAATATGTTTATTGCACTTTGCGCTATTTCAATGCTTGCAGGAACTATGCTTTTAATGTGGCTTGGTGAGCAAATTACTCAAAGAGGCATAGGAAATGGTATTTCTTTAATTATTTTTGCAGGTATTGTATCAGGAATTCCAAGAGCCATTTCAGGAACTATAGGGCAGGTTAATTCAGGAGAAATGAATTTCTTAACCGCTTTTGCTATTTTTGTTTTGATTTTAATTACAATAGGTGCTATTATTTATGTTGAACTTGGAGAACGTAGAATCCCTATTTCTTATTCTCGTAAAGTAGTAATGCAAAACCAAAATAAACGCATCATGAATTATATTCCAATTAAGATCAATCTTAGCGGAGTTATTCCTCCAATCTTTGCAAGTGCGATTTTAATGTTTCCAACAACCATTTTACAAACTAGCACAAATCCTTATATACAAGCTGTCAATGATTTTTTAAATCCTAATGGATATATATTTCACATTTTAACCTTTATCTTTGTGATTTTCTTTGCTTACTTTTATGCTTCTATAGCATTTAATGCTAAGGATATTGCAGACAATCTTAAAAAACAAGGCGGTTTTATCCCAGGAATTCGTCCAGGAGAAGGAACTTCAAATTATTTAAATGAAATTGCTTCTCGTTTAACTTTATCTGGCTCTATTTATTTGGGAATCATAGCAACTTTACCTTGGGTTTTGGTAAAATTTATGGGAGTACCTTTTCAATTTGGTGGCACTTCTGTGCTTATTGTGGTACAAGTTGCACTTGATACAATGAGAAAAATTGAAGCTCAAATTTATATGAATAAGTATCAGACTTTAAGTGCGGTAGGTTTGTAA
- the rplV gene encoding 50S ribosomal protein L22 produces the protein MSKALIKFIRLSPTKARLIAREVQGMNAELAMASLKFMPNKGAKYIANAISSAVANGGFEANEVIVKSCRVDAGAVLKRFRPRARGSASRIRKPTSHILVEVAKVETKIEEKAAKKASEKKATATAKKTSTKKVTAKKES, from the coding sequence ATGAGTAAAGCTTTAATTAAATTCATAAGATTATCTCCAACTAAAGCAAGACTTATTGCTAGAGAAGTTCAGGGGATGAATGCAGAACTTGCAATGGCTAGTTTAAAATTTATGCCAAATAAAGGAGCAAAGTATATTGCAAATGCAATTTCAAGTGCAGTAGCAAATGGTGGCTTTGAAGCAAATGAAGTGATTGTAAAAAGTTGTCGTGTGGATGCAGGTGCTGTCTTAAAAAGATTTAGACCACGTGCTAGAGGAAGTGCAAGTCGCATAAGAAAACCTACTTCGCATATTTTAGTTGAGGTGGCGAAAGTAGAAACAAAGATCGAAGAAAAAGCAGCTAAAAAAGCTTCTGAAAAAAAGGCGACTGCAACAGCTAAAAAAACAAGCACTAAAAAAGTAACAGCGAAAAAGGAAAGCTAA